The following are from one region of the Planctomycetota bacterium genome:
- a CDS encoding DUF4416 family protein: MGKIEIPKPVKLITGILSSIPELFPEAERHLLEKFGAIDHKTALIPFDFTDYYNKTMGKPILRQFLSFSKLIEPDTLPGIKIWTNKLEDKFVNTRRQGNIPRPINLDPGYLDAAKLLLASTKDYSHRIYLSKGIYAEITLYYQNGSYQSWPWTYPDYKTKAYTEFLQTVRNAYLKQLKTLNPLV; encoded by the coding sequence ATGGGCAAAATAGAAATACCGAAGCCGGTAAAGCTGATTACCGGAATTCTTTCGTCAATACCAGAATTATTTCCGGAAGCGGAACGACATCTTCTGGAAAAATTCGGGGCGATTGACCACAAAACCGCTTTAATCCCTTTTGACTTCACTGATTATTACAACAAAACCATGGGGAAACCAATCCTACGCCAATTCCTATCGTTTTCCAAACTTATCGAACCGGACACTCTCCCTGGGATAAAAATATGGACCAATAAGCTTGAAGACAAATTCGTAAATACCCGCCGGCAAGGCAATATACCCCGGCCGATAAACCTTGACCCCGGATATTTGGATGCGGCTAAACTGTTATTGGCATCAACAAAAGATTATTCACACCGTATATATCTTTCCAAAGGAATTTATGCGGAAATCACTCTCTACTACCAGAACGGCAGCTATCAATCCTGGCCATGGACATACCCTGATTATAAAACAAAAGCATATACGGAATTTCTACAAACCGTTAGAAATGCCTACCTAAAGCAGTTAAAAACCCTGAATCCGCTTGTTTAG
- a CDS encoding type II secretion system protein M, with amino-acid sequence MGWWAKLSQREKRLFSVAVAVIGVCFLCYFILFPAFDKIESIDNEIEKYKEDIKSDRYYLTNKEKIENDYNDFNSRIIGIIAIKDATELQRFIERNAAVRGIGVENIKEEPKSGESAISVRCDCFGTRDKMIAFLYDISTSDVPVKITKLTLSPKKEDFAATFFISLVTLKPGK; translated from the coding sequence ATGGGTTGGTGGGCAAAGTTGTCTCAAAGGGAAAAAAGGCTTTTTTCCGTTGCTGTGGCCGTTATTGGCGTGTGCTTCCTTTGCTATTTTATCTTGTTCCCGGCTTTTGACAAGATAGAAAGTATTGATAATGAGATAGAAAAATATAAGGAAGACATAAAATCAGACAGGTATTATTTAACTAATAAGGAAAAAATAGAAAACGACTATAATGATTTTAACAGCCGTATCATAGGGATTATTGCAATTAAAGATGCAACCGAGCTGCAAAGATTCATCGAGCGAAACGCAGCGGTTCGGGGAATCGGTGTGGAGAATATAAAAGAGGAGCCTAAAAGCGGGGAAAGCGCTATTTCCGTCAGATGTGACTGCTTCGGGACAAGGGACAAGATGATTGCTTTTTTATATGACATAAGTACATCGGATGTTCCGGTAAAGATAACCAAGCTGACATTATCTCCGAAAAAGGAAGATTTTGCCGCAACGTTTTTCATTTCTCTTGTTACATTAAAACCAGGCAAATAG